CAAGTACTGTAATGTCTTAGGAGCCTGTGCATATCAGGTCCAAAAGACACACGTGTGAAAAATGAATATATGTAGTCAtggacacacacgcacacaaacagaTAATTAAGACCTCTATTCATCTTTATTCGGcatcaaaatgtcattattGGTATACACTTCATACAAGTCAATAAATATAGAAGTCAATTTTACAACGCTACTTTCCTATGCTATGAATTTTTATATGCTATCTTTCCTTCATTACTCTACTTGTTTTATGtggttttttttctattttgtgcATCTGGTTGATTTGTCCACAGATAATCTGCAGTAGAGCTGCACAGAGTTTGTGTTTGTGGCCGCTGTAGTTTTTTTCTGCACTAGCAAGGTCCAGACCACCATCACCATTATGAACATGCTCAAATGTCCAACCCAAAAAAACTGTGATAAAACTAACAtaggtaaacaaacacattgtACATGTATAAGTGTTGTTACTTTAATGCCTCTGAAGAATGTTACTATTTCTTTGTGAATTGAACCACACATTTCAATACCAGCTTATGTTTGTCTAAATTACCATGTCTTCATATGCTAGTGTCTGTGCTGATCTTGGGTTTAGTTTTTCAAAAACTTAACATACACGACacttcccaaaaacacacatatacattcaTACTCAATATGGCATTAAAATGATTACCCTTTAACTAATCAGAAAATATACTTCTCCATTCTCATTGGATAACACTTTCACTAACACACATCGTCTAGGCAATTACCAGTATTgttaatgataaaaaataatcatCATATGTGGACTGTTTGTAagatttaaataaatgcatttacatGTTTAAATGCCTTTGTGTAGTTACTAAACTACTAAAAATATGACTACTATATTTGCCATCAAATTTCAGCGTTTTAGTACATGCCACTGATAATAGTAGGATGCATTCCCCTGCCACAATAAAATTGGTTATTTGGGTCATAATATTGGAATCCTTTtctgtgctatatagaaccatttacaaAAGGTTTTATGCcaaaaaagaaccatttagtcAGGCAAAGAATTGTTTGATTTGTCATGGTGCTATACTGTGCTAATAACACTTAAAGAAGcattattctaaaaaaaattctaaaaacaaTGACCTCTCACGGTTAGGTTACACTTAACACTTGAAGGATTTTTTTCTCTTATAGAGCCGCCTTCCATTCCCTCCCATAAACTCAAAAGACGCCTGTAAAATCTATTTTTCAGAGAGACTCGTCATCAAATTACACCACTAATTCTTCTTGGTATTTGTTGTctttataatttaaaatatataatcatttataCATCCTGTTTAAACTGTTCATATTGAAATATATGGGTTAATTTAGATTTTGGTCTGCAGTTTTTAACACCTTATGCCTGGTGACTTTTATTATACCCTAAGGATTACTGAacggtaactacatgcaaagcaatgtgAATTGGCCGAGGTGTTCTTAAGTGCAGCTTTGTcatgtcaagtcaaatttatttgtatagcgctttttacagctgttgtcacaaagcagctttacataattagtaattagtaaaagacagaaaaaagaaaaataaataacataaaaagacatgagaaatctaagacccccagtgagcaagccaatggcgacagtggcaaggaaaaactccctcagagctggaggaagaaaccttgggaggaaccaagactcacaagggtgacccatcctcctctggtcagaactatttataaattattgataaaatttACCAAACCATCAATACTGTATATAATcattatataataatcatggtgtagtagaacttaatatagtcatggcagtgatggtcagagtaatgatagttaatagtggtaatattaatagtggcagatagttaagagtccatttaggttttagcTTTGCCACCCaccagttgttttttttctttctttattacaccattctaaGTAAAACTCTAGAGACTGAAAATTCCAGCAATTATAGAAATACTTCAAACGTATGTGAACTtttcctgaagctgctggccggTATCAGAattattttatgcattgcactgtTGTCACACAGCTGACTGGAAGTCAGAGACTGCCCTTTATTTCTTGCATTTCTAATTAAAACAGTCCTTAAgaatttttacacacacacacaaagttttTCTTAGTCTTAGATGCTGGagtattttctgcttctcaccatgCAAGTCATTCCAagcacattcagtgatgttgaggccCGGACTGTGGAGTCATACACCCATTGTTTAACTACTTTTCTCAGTATGAGCTTCTTTTTCAGCTCAGatcttctcacagtgaaaaGATGGTGGAATAATTGTTTTTCTCCACTCTCTCTAACATGTCAGGTCTTGCACAATTGTCttttattcattaaaacatTTCCCTTTGCCCCAACCCCTTTTTTTGCATCAGTAAGAAGACAAATCCTAGAACTAATGAAACCAAAAAAGAAACACTGCTTTAAAACAAAGAATACATggtttattttttctgtttacAAAAATAAACTTTCATAATATCAAAGAATAAGTTATTGCTATCAAAGATAAGAGTATTAATAAATGTGAAATTAAAAGCCAAATCTCATGTCTACTCTTACCCTCTCACAGTACAAACTATATCCCTCAAAGACTGCATTATGAAAGCAAAAGTGTAAGCTTCACTTAGAATGTTTTGATCAATATACATTCAATGAGAAGCAATCTTCCCTTGGTAAACATATCCAACATCTCAGAATACCAAAAACACCTCAAAATGCACCACATTCACAGCGGATTAGTGAAGTGCAAGATATTGAATGAAGGAGTTGAAGGCCTTCGATTAGTTTCCTGGAACTAAAGAACCTAAATTATTGATTTTCTACAGGCACAGTTAGAATTAGATTATCAGACTTAAAGTTTTATTTCCAGAAAACTGACCGAATGTATTTGGTATAAGACATTTCCTTCAGCAATAAAAAAGGAGCTGTAAATACCATAACAAAAGTTATATAATGCAACAATGTTGACAAGTAGACAGGAAAATCCATCAAAGGGCTTTTCATACAAGGCAGTGCCTCTCAGTCTTAGGTGACCAGTGATGAACATCAGACTCTCTACATTCTTCTGCTGTCTTAAGCCGCAGAGAATTATCCTATTATCTTCAGACTGGTTATATTAAGCACTCTTTCATCCTGTAAGcatttcagattttttccccattttaaAGTCTTTCCAACTCCTCAACTGTCAAACCTCTGAAGTCGCCGTTGGCGCATTTCTTCTATTGGCGGGTCAGAGCGGACATTAAACCCGTAGAACGGTCTGGTTTGACTCGAACCCCCTACTGGACACATAAAACTTTGTCAGTCCAAACAGTAAGAAATGTTGCCTTCTGGCCTGTAGGTGGCAGCAGATACAAAGTTAAAAAGTTCCCTTAAACGTACAGGTTCAAACTAAGTAAACACTACTTGAATAAAGAAATAACAGATTACAATGTGTTAACATACAAAACATGAATGAATCCCCATCATACAATATTGGTTCCTAGAAGTTACTGTTCTCTTGCCCCAATAACTCCTTACTCACCTTGGTCTTGAAGGCTGGCCCTAATGGCTGCGTCGTACTGCTCTTCTTCCGAAAGCCCAGCTGTGTACAAGTGCTGAGGTGGAGCATTTGGGCCATTTGAGTTAGACTGCTCCCTAAAGGAGGTGCTAGAGTTGTAAGAGCCATAGGGGTCCTGTCCATAATATGATGAACTCTGTGAACTCTGTGGAGGGTATGGCATTCCATATCCACTGTAACCTGTAGGCCATTAATAAACACATCAAATAGTGCATAAGGTTGGATTGCAACATGCTTCTAAACAATACAAATGACTTACCTGAGGAGTTATAGTATGTGTAAGGCCTGTGATAGTTTCCATTTGAACTTACAAAACCTGAGGGACCAAAGAGCAAatcttgtttacttgtttgtcAATTAATCATTTGTTGTGGTACGTAAGTGTAAGAAGAATTCATTTGAAAACAGCAAAGAAAACATTCATGGATGCACAAAGTATCTTCATAGCTCATAACATTATGTCTCGACACCATTAACATTATAACAAATGAGATTTTAAACAATTTGTCCCAGGAGTTTTCCCAGCAACAGTTCTTATTGTtgttaaatcatgtttatttttcatatatttttaagtAAATATATAAGGCATGTTTACTGATAAACCAACCAAGACAAGAGCTCTGCTTACaccaacaacaaagaaaaacacacacgcactgtCCCACCTGCACATGTCTTCATGAGTCTCCTGAGGGGGCCAGTGGAGTAGAGCAGTCCAACCAAGATACCAGACAGGTGGCCCACAAAAGATGTCCTGTCgggaaagagacacagagagagagacaaagacataCTGAGTGAGAAAATAGGCATAATACTTGGACTCAGACATTACTCTATGCATGTGGGTGTGTTTGGGTGGCTGAATCTCAGTCTTACCCTGGGTTCAGGAAGTGAATCAGGATTAGCTCCACCCAGCAGGCATAGCGATTGGCTACAGGCAGCCCCATGATGTATTTCACTCCACCAGGATTATAATGATTATTTACAACTTTTAACCCAAATAATACACCTGAAACATGCAGAGAAACACTTTAAGTTCAACTTCCAAATATAGAAGAGCATTAGCTTTCAGTCTggccaaaaatatataatttttaccatagttgatcagccaagatatgTTAAGTATTCTTTAGTTTTAAACTGGAGATACACTGCTAATATAACTTCCATAAAGAGTTCATGGAAGCTTAAACCCAAcctattttattgtattaactAAACACTGCCTATGCAGAGTTGGAGGAGAGCCTAAAACCAAGTAAACATGGAATAAAAGGACTTTCTGACTTTTAACGGATGCCGGTGAAAAtgcctttcttctcctttttccaCCACAGAAAGTAACCTTGACAGAATTCCCCCGGACACCCcgtgtgttttgtttgtatattgtattgtttgtgttgtgtattaGCCACCAAATCCACACCCATGTTATTTCAATCACTCTCTTAGTGGGTCTAATACAGCACACCTAATAACAAGTACATAAGAGTAAATAAGAAACAATAGATTTTCTATCAATTTATCTATTGATCATTTTGTTGATTACTTGATTAATCAAAGTTATTAATTTTCCTTAAAATAGAAATTGAGCATTACAAAACTGTGAATAAAGATTTACATATTAAGTGCAAAACTGTAGGTTTAAACAAGAACTATAATAGTCAGCATAATagtcagcagtgcagtggggTATTTATACCCATTAAAGTGTATGTGATCTGATGTATTTATGCataaaaatgtgctttaaaaatGCAGAAGGTTAATATCCAGCCAAGCCCATAACGCACAAAAACACACtggtgtttgactgtgtgtgatcagtgagTGTTTACATTCGggtccgtttttttttttacatgaaaaatgttaaatgtaaaaaaaaaaaaaaattaatacacATCATTTTATGCTAATATCAAATATAATGTTATCACTTGAGAAAAGAGGACCTCCATGTAACTTCACCTTCACCCAGTTATCTATGCCATCACAAAATTCCTTTACATATAAACACCAGAGTCTGTTTCCTTTGCGCCTTGTTTGTACTGTGTGGGAAAGAGCAGCTTCCAGCTTCACGTTTGAACTCTGGTGTCAAATTACACGGCTGCCAGTGTCCGTGGTGTGCAAGGTATTAACATTAAGCAATGTAGACAGTCTGACAGATCCGCACTAGGTATGAACCATCCctaaacacaaacagacacccGTTGCGATAATTTTGCCATTATTCTGGTGCTCCATCATCCACAATAGCACCTGTGCGTTTTCTCCTGATGTGATCATGCATCTATTTACCTGAGAAACCTACAGCACACTGCATGCTATAGGATGGATCATCAGTCAGGTGTGAGAGTCCTGCCTCCAGGAGCAGATAGACCAGTCCAGTGAGCAGAGAGAAGACAGACAACAGGTAAGCGAACCAGGCTCCGCCCAACCTGCGCTCTAGTTTAATCCCTTTCCAGAGGAAGGACACCATGTTGAAGTAGAGGTGCCAGTCATCTGCATGATGGAATGGGGACAGAAGGAGTCGATACCAGTCTCCATGCCAATACGCCTGCTGCACGCTTACACACGTCTGGagacacacatgcagacacataCACCATTTCAGCAGACACCTTCTACAAAAATACTGGCAAAATGACCCTGCCAAAAAAATCCAGTCAAGATCCCATTAAACTAGTGGCTAGTGGAACCTAGTGGCAGGACAGGAGATAGCAGCAGACATACTTTAATTTATCAAAGAGGACTACTTTTCAGCAGCATTCTACTCAAAGGCATTTCAGACTTTCCAGTCCTCTGTAGATCTCTCTgtctgctgctgcagcagcatctataaagataagataagatagtcctttattagtcccgcagtggg
The sequence above is drawn from the Salminus brasiliensis chromosome 11, fSalBra1.hap2, whole genome shotgun sequence genome and encodes:
- the rhbdd1 gene encoding rhomboid-related protein 4 isoform X1 gives rise to the protein MRNRQRGFNLGLLLLASQVFQLGIDNIPPVTLATLGLNIYLFLFPVKPLFQTCVSVQQAYWHGDWYRLLLSPFHHADDWHLYFNMVSFLWKGIKLERRLGGAWFAYLLSVFSLLTGLVYLLLEAGLSHLTDDPSYSMQCAVGFSGVLFGLKVVNNHYNPGGVKYIMGLPVANRYACWVELILIHFLNPGTSFVGHLSGILVGLLYSTGPLRRLMKTCAGFVSSNGNYHRPYTYYNSSGYSGYGMPYPPQSSQSSSYYGQDPYGSYNSSTSFREQSNSNGPNAPPQHLYTAGLSEEEQYDAAIRASLQDQVGGSSQTRPFYGFNVRSDPPIEEMRQRRLQRFDS
- the rhbdd1 gene encoding rhomboid-related protein 4 isoform X2; this translates as MRNRQRGFNLGLLLLASQVFQLGIDNIPPVTLATLGLNIYLFLFPVKPLFQTCVSVQQAYWHGDWYRLLLSPFHHADDWHLYFNMVSFLWKGIKLERRLGGAWFAYLLSVFSLLTGLVYLLLEAGLSHLTDDPSYSMQCAVGFSGVLFGLKVVNNHYNPGGVKYIMGLPVANRYACWVELILIHFLNPGTSFVGHLSGILVGLLYSTGPLRRLMKTCAGFVSSNGNYHRPYTYYNSSGYSGYGMPYPPQSSQSSSYYGQDPYGSYNSSTSFREQSNSNGPNAPPQHLYTAGLSEEEQYDAAIRASLQDQGGSSQTRPFYGFNVRSDPPIEEMRQRRLQRFDS